The following DNA comes from Streptomyces pristinaespiralis.
AGGGTCGCCAGGTCCTCGCCGTCCGGCATGGGGGTGGCCTGCTGGGCGACGCGGGTGAGGATCACCGTCTGGCCGACGGTCGGGACCGTCAGCTCCCGCTTCAGCGCCGCGGCCGCCGCGGCGAACGCCGGGACGCCCGGCACGACCTCGTACGGCACACCCGCCGCGTCCAGGCGCCGCATCTGCTCCGCGACCGCGCTGAAGACCGACGGGTCGCCCGAGTGGAGCCGGGCCACTTCGTGGCCCTCCTCGTGGGCGCGGACCAGCTCCGCGGTGATGGCGTCCAGGTCGAGCTGCGCCGTGTCGATCAGGCGGGCGTCCGGCGGGCAGTCGGCGAGGAGTTCGCGCGGGACGAGCGAGCCGGCGTAGAGGCAGACGCCGCACGACGCCAGGGTGCGCGCCCCGCGCACGGTGATCAGGTCGGCGGCGCCGGGGCCCGCACCGATGAAGTACACGGTCATGTCGGATCTCCTGCTTTGGTGACGGACCATTGGGTGACGGGCATGGCCTGGCGCCAGCCGGTGAAGCCGCCGACGGGCACGGCGTGGGAGACGGCCAGGCGGACGAGTTCGCCGCCGTGGCGCGCGTAGCGTTCGGCCAGCAGCGCCTCCGACTCGAGGGTGACCGTGTTGGCGACCAGCCGGCCGCCCCTCGGCAGCGCGTCCCAGCAGGCGTCCAGGAGACCGGGCGCGGTCAGCCCGCCGCCGATGAACACCGCCGCGGGGACGGGCAGTCCCGCCAGCGCGTCCGGCGCGGCGCCGGTGACGACACGCAGGGCCGGCACGCCGAGCCTGTCCGCGTTACGGGCGATACGCGCGGCCCGGACCGGGTCGCGTTCCACGGTGACGGCCCGGCACGAGGGGTGCGTGCGCATCCATTCGATCGCGAGGGAGCCGGAGCCGCCGCCGACGTCCCACAGCAGTTCGCCCGGTGCGGGGGCGAGCGCGGCGACGGTCGCGGCGCGCACATGTCGCTTGGTGAGCTGCCCGTCGTGCTCGTACGCCTCGTCGGGCAGGCCGGGGGCGGCGGACAGCCGCAACGCCCCCTCGTCGAGGCGGCATTCGAGGGCTATGACGTTCAGCGGGTCACCGGGGGGCTCGTCCCAGGACCCGGCGTGGCCGTCCACGCACCGCTCGCCCGCCGCGCCGAGCTGTTCGAGCACCCGCATCCGGGTCCCGCCGAAGCCCCGGTCGCGCAGCAGCGCGGCCACCTCGGCGGGCGTGTCCGGCCCGGCGCTGAGCACCAGCAGCCGGCGGCCGTCGTGCAGCGCGGCGGACAACTGCCCGGCGGGACGTCCGACAAGCGTGACGACGGCGGTGTCCTCGACGGGCCAGCCCAGGCGGGCGCAGGCGTACGAGACGGACGAGGCGTGCGGGACGACGTGCAGCGCGTCCGGTCCGGTCTCCTCCGCCAGCGCGCGGCCGATGCCGTAGAACATGGGGTCGCCGCTGGCCAGGACGGCGAGCCGGCGGCCGCGGTGGGCGGCGAGCAGTCCGGCGACGGCGGGCCGCAGAGGGCTCGGCCAGGTCACGCGCTCGGCCGTGCAGTCGGCGGGCAGCAGTTCCAACTGCCGTGCGCCGCCGATGACGACCTCCGCGTCCCGTAGCGCGTCCTGGGCGGTCCCGGGGAGTCCCGGCCAGCCGTCGGCGCCGATCCCGACGACGGTTACTGCTGGTGAGCGTGGTGCGGGGGTCACTGAGCGGTACCTCGTCGGTGGAACGGCAGGGGACGCAGCCGCACTCTACTGGCCGCGTGGAACGGCGTCGGCGGGCCCCCGGGTTACCCGCGGTGTCACAGCGTCACCCCGTGTCGCGGCGTCAGCCGTCGTGCCGCGGTACGGGCGACGGTCCGCCGCCTGTCAGTGGTGCGCGGCACACTGGAGTCATGTGCCGCAGCATCAAGACTCTCCGCCCGCCCGTCCTTCCCACAGAGGCCACGGAGGACGACATCCGTGCCGCCGCCCTGCAGTACGTGCGCAAGGTCTCCGGCTTCCGGGCCCCGGCCGCGCACAACCGCGAGGTGTTCGACGAGGCCGTCGAGGAGATCGCGGAGGCGACCCGCAGACTCCTCGAGGGGCTCGAGATCCGTGGCTCCGGCGGTCATGCCGCTAAGCGGCAGGCCCAGGAGCAGGAGCCGGCTCAGGAGCCGGACGCCGCATGAAGTAGGCGGCGAGCGAGCCCGCGCCGAACAGCGCCAGCACGGACACCGCCGCGCCGATCCAGCTCGCGCCCAGCCACTGGCCGCCGAACCAGCCGAGCCCGACGGCGTAGCCGGCCCAGGCGATCCCGGCCAGGGCCGACCAGGGGAGGAACTCCTTCACCTTGCGGTGCGCCGCGCCCGCGCCCAGCGAGACCACGGAGCGGCCGGCCGGCGCGAAGCGGGCGATGACGACGAGCGCCCCGCCGCCGCGCCCGAGCGCCACGCCGAGACGTTCCTGCGCCCTGGTCAGACGGCGTGAGCGGGCAATGGCCCGGTCCAGACGGTCCCCGCCGCGCCAGGCGAGCCGGTAGGCGACCAGATCACCCAGTACGGACGCGGTCGCCGCGCACAGCACGAGGACGAGCAGCGAGGGGACCTCGCGCGGCACCTGGCCCGCCGCGCCGGCGACGGCCGCGGCGCCGGGCGCGGCCGTGGAGCCGGCGGCCGCGGCGGTGGCGGCCGTGATCACCAGCACTCCGCTGGGCAGCACGGGCAGGAACACGTCGAGGAGGACGGACAGGGCCACGACGGCGTAGATCCATGGGCTGCCGGTCAGCGACCCAATGCTCTCGAGCACCTTGACTCTCCCCGTTCCTGGCAGGGCCACGGTGTCGCGGGGGAGCGGCAGGCGGCCAGACAGCTGTACAGCGTACGCCTGGAGTGCGGACGACATCGACAGGGGGCGTTCCCCCGCCCGACACCGCAGCGAAACCGCCCGTACGAAGGCGGTACGACGCCGGTTCGAAGCCCGTACGAAGCCGGTTGGAAGTCCTTGCGGAGACGTACGGAGGAAAGGTCCCGACCGGGCCGGCCCCGAAGGGGCCTCACGCCCCGGAGCGTGACGGTCCCGGACACGGGAACGCCCGGCCCCCCGAGGGAGGGGCCGGGCGATACGTGCGTGCTGCGGCAGGGTCAGGCCGCGGCGGTGGCCCGTTCCTCGCGCTGCTCCGCCGGCCGGCCGGCGCGGCGCGGCGCGATCAGCCGGTCCAGCGCCAGGGCGCCGGGACCCGTGAAGACCAGCAGCAGGAACGCCCAGCAGAACATCGCCGACGCCTCACCGCCGTTCTGCAGCGGGAACAGCGACTCGGGCTGGTGGACCTTGAAGTACGCGTACGCCATCGACCCGGAGGCGACGAGGGCCGCGCTGCGGGTGCCGACGCCGAGCAGGACCAGGGCTCCGGCGACCAGCTGGATCACCGCCGCGTACCAGCCGGGCCACGTGCCGGCCGGGACGGTGCCGCCGCCCGCCGCGCCGCCGAGGACGCCGAACAGCGAGGCGGCGCCGTGGCAGAGGAACAGCAGACCCACGACGGCCCGGAACAGGCCGAGCGCATAGGGCTGCGCCTGCTCCAGGCGTGCGGGCAGGGGGGAGTTGCTCATGTGGGGGCTCCTTCGGTTTCGGGGACAGAACCGATGAGGGGGCCCCAGGTTAGGCGGGCCTAATGATTACTTGCAAGTTCAACATTTTCCGGCAGGCTGCTTTTGGCCGATGCCTCCGCTCCCCGGTGACCCGTGGCGGCGGCCGCGCACGGGCATCCGGAACTGGCCTTCCTCCCGGCAGACAGGGGCGCCCTCCGGTTTCGTGACACGGCGGGCTGAATACCGGGCGCTCGGCCGAGGGCGTCCTCGGTCCGGCGCACCCGTGGTTTGGCGGGAAACCGGCGCCCCCGGGTCCCGGACCCCCGGGCCGACGGGCACGCCGGTCAGGAGCCGTCCGTCAGCCGGCGGTCGAACAGGGTCGTCAACCGCCCGCGGCCGTCCGCCTCCGCCCGGTCGAGCCGCAGCGACGCCGTGCGCCCGCGCAGGGACAGGGTCATCAGCTGATTGCCGAACCACGGCCCGCCCCCGCGCCCCCACCGGACGAGCGGTTCCCCGGCGCGGCCGTGCCGTGCGAAGAGCCGGCCCAGCCGCCGTCCCGCCCGGCTCCAGCCGAACCGGAAGCCGACCCTCACCGCCTTGGGGACGGAGTTGTGCACGGGGGAGCAGGTCAGCTGGAGCACCCGGGCGTCGGGGGCGGCGACGGCGCCGGTGCCACCGGGACCGCCCGCCGGACCGCCGGGCCGCTCCGGCTCCGCCACGTACGCGTGATGGACGTCCCCGGAGAGCACGCACACCGTCGCCGGCGCGTCCGGACCGCTGCCCACCTCCATGATCAGCCGCGTCAGCTCCTCGAAGGAGGAAGGGAACGCCGACCAGTGCTCCAGATCCGCGTGGCGGCGCACACTCTCCCCGATACGGGCCCACCGCCTGCCCCGCTCGCCGCGGCACATCGCCGCGTTCCAGGTCTCCGCGTCGTGGACCAGCGGCGGCAGCAGCCAGGGCAGCGAGGTGCCGAGGAGGAGATGGTCGTACGACCCCCGTCCCTCCAGGGCCTGGTCGCGCAGCCACGCCGCCTCTCCCGCGTCGAGCATGGATCTGTTCTGCTCGTCCAGGACACGGGCGGCACGGGTGTCGATCATCAGCAGCCGGGTCCGGCCGAAGTCCCGCCGATAGCTCCAGCGCGCCGCGGTGGCGTCCCGGTCGGCCGTCTCCGCGAACTGCCGCAGGGCCTGTGTGCCGTCGGGGGCCGAGCTGACCACCTTGTAGAGGGGGTCGGCGGCCAGCTCCGCGGGGGAGAGATTGCCGAGATGCTGGTACACCCAGTACGACATCAGCGCGCTGAGGATCCGCTCCCGCCACCAGGGCGTCGCCCGCATGTCGTCCAGCCAGGCCGTGCTGGTGTTCCAGTCGTCGATGACGTCGTGGTCGTCGAAGATCATGCAACTGGGCACGGTGGAGAGCAGCCAGCGGACGTCGGGGTCACGCCACGATTCGTCGTACAGCCAGGTGTACTCCTCGTAGTCCGCCACCCCTGAGCCCGGCGGCACCTGCCGGTCGCGGCCGGCCGACAGGCGTGCGCTGGTGGCCTCCGAGACCTCGTCCGCGTACACCTGGTCGCCGAGCAGCAGCAGGACGTCCGGGCGCTCCTCCTCGGGGGCCGAGGACAGCTTCGCGGCGAGGGTGTCCAGGGCGTCGGGGCCCACCGGGTCGTGCCCGCGGGCGGGGCGGGCGGCCCAGCGGCACGAGCCGAAGGTGACCCGCACGGAGTCCGCGGGGACCTCGGGGGTGCGGATGGTGCTGGGCGGATGGGGCGAGTCGTCGAGCGGCCAGACGTGCTCGCCGTCGAGGAACACCTCGTAGGCGGTCGACGAGCCCGGTGTCAGGCCGGTGACGGTGACCAGGGCGTAGTGGTGCCCGGCCACCGTGAACGTACGGGAAGAACCGCCGCCGCCCTGCTCGCAGCGGACCTCCGCCGTGCACGGGCGGCCGGTCTCGACCCAGATGGTCGCGGCGGTGCCCGTGTCCCAGTCGACGTGCCGCAGCAGCGGCCCAAGGCGAAGCCCGGTCATGTGATGCCCCTTCCGTCGCCCCGTACGGTACGGAACGACGGAGAGGGGCGGGCCGGTTCCGCGGACCCTTGGTGTGTCCCGGGAGCGGCCCTGGTGCGGCGGCCGGGTCAGCAGCCGTTCAGGATGCTCTGGAGCGCGCTCTTCTCCGCCGAGTCGACCTTGAGGTTCCAGTAGTACTTCGTGTGCACCCACATCCGGGCGTACATGCAGCGGTACGAGGTGACCGGCGGCAGCCACTCGGCCGGGTCCTGGTCGCCCTTGGACTGGTTGACGTTGTCCGTGACGGCGATGAGCTGCGGGCGGGTCAGGTCGTTGGCGAACTGCTGGCGCTTGGACGTGGTCCAGCTGCTCGCGCCGGAACGCCACGCCTCCGCCAGCGGGACTATGTGGTCGATGTCCACGTCGGAGGCCGCGGACCAGGTGGCGCCGTCGTAGGGGGAGAACCAGCGGCCGCTCGTGGCCGCGCAGCTGGAGTCCTGCACGACGTTCGTGCCGTCCCGCTTGAGCACGACCTCTCGGGTGTTGCAGGCGCCCGACTGGGTGATCCAGTGCGGGAACAGATCGCGGCTGTAGCCGGTGGAGGAGCCCTCCGCGGACACGGTCAGCTGGCTGAGGTAGCTGCGGGCGGTGGAGGCGCTGACCGGGGTGGGCGGGGCGGCCTGCGCGGTGGGGGAGGTGGCCAGCAGGCCGGCCATGGCGAGGGCGGACGTGACGGCGAGCACGGCTGCGCGACGGAAGCCGCGGCTTCGACGCGCGTAGACACCTGACATGCGAACTCCTTCGAGGTGGGGGGAACTTGGCCGTTCGGGCGTGGCCATGTTCGCGGCGCCAGGTTTCTCGGGGATGGGCGCCAGGTAACAGGGTGGCGACATGGGCACGTCACATCAAGGGTTCTGACGCGCCGACATGATCCTTGTGGCGTCGTAGTGTTGCGGCGTGCTGCTGCCGGTCAACCTCACCCTCGGGGCCGTGCTGGCCGTCCTGCTGGTCGCTGCGGCGACCGTGGCGGCCGTCGCCCACCTCGGGCGTTCCCGCGACATCGCCGTCGCGGGCGTGCGCGCGGCGGTCCAACTCGCCGTCGTTTCACTGGCGATCGGCTGGGTCGTCTGCTCCGTACCGCTGCTGCTCGCCTTCCTCGCGCTGATGTACGCGGTCGCCGTCCGCACCGCCGGCCGGCGCATCACCGCCAACGGGACCTGGTGGTGGGCCGGTCTGCCGATCGCCGCGGGAGTGCTCCCCGTCGTGGCCGCGCTGCTGCTCACCGGACTGGTGCCGCTGAAGGGCATCACGCTGATCCCCGTGACCGGCATCCTCATCGGCGGCGCCCTGAGCGTGACGTCGGTCGGCGGCCGCCGGGCGCTGGACGAACTGGAGCAGCGCCGCGGTGAGGTGGAGGCCGGACTCGCCCTCGGCCTGCTCGACCGCGACGCCCGCCTCGAGGTCGCCCGCGCGCCCGCGTCCGACGCGCTGCTGCCCGGCCTCGACCAGACCAGGACCGTGGGCCTCGTCACACTGCCGGGTGCCTTCGTCGGCATGCTGCTGGGGGGCGCCTCGCCCGTGGAGGCGGGCGCGGTGCAGCTCTTCGTGCTGGTCGCGCTGATGGCCGTCCAGGCGGTCGCGGTGGCCCTGGTGGTGGAACTGGTGGCCAGGGGGCGGCTGCACAGGGACGGCGCGCAGGGCCCGGGCGAGCGGCCCTGACCCGCCTCGACGGACGTTCCGGGACCGGCCGAGGCGGGCGGCCCGCCCCACGCGCCCGGCGCTGCAGGGCCTGCCACCGTCCCGACCGGCCTCGGCGCGGGCCCGCCGGTCACCGCCCCGACCGGCCTCGGCGGACGCTCCCGGACCGGCCGAGGCGGGCGGCCCGCCCCACGCGCCGGCGCGGCAGCGCCAGCCCTCCGACCCGCCTCGGCGGACGCTCCCGGACCGGTGGACGCGGGCCCGCCCCACGCGCCGGCCTCGCGGCGCTTCGCGTCCGGGCGGGGCCTTCGCGTACTCTGTTCAGCGCAGAAGGGGAGTAGCTCTTCGCCGGACCGTCGACATACTGCTGGGCCTCGTGCCCGGCCGGCGCCCGGAGGCGGCCCGTCATCGACGGTCGCCAGCGAGACCTTCGGCCGCAGTGCCCATGTATCCATCCATGGCGCTGCCGTGCCGAAGCGACCCCTGAAACGCCTCAGGTCACTCTCGGCAGGGCCGCGCCGCCCCTACCGATTGAGGATTCTCCCGTGATCAGCTTCACCGTGATGGCGATCACGTTCGGCGTCGTCTTCCTCGCCGAACTGCCTGACAAGACCGCCCTCGCCGGTCTCATGCTGGGCACCCGCTACCGCGCCTCGTACGTCTTCGCCGGTGTCGCGGCGGCCTTCGCCGTCCACGTCGCGCTCGCCATCGCCGCGGGCAGCGTGCTGACCCTGCTGCCGCACCGGCTGGTGCAGGCGGTGGTGGGTGTCCTCTTCCTCGCGGGCGCGCTGATGCTGCTGCTGAAGAAGGGCGACGACGAGGAGGAGACCGTCAAGGCCCCCGCCGACCAGTCGTTCTGGAAGGTCTCGGGCGCGGGCTTCATGCTCATCCTCGTCGCCGAGTTCGGGGACCTCACCCAGATCATGACGGCCAACCTCGCCGCCCGTTACGACAGCCCCGTCTCCGTCGGCCTGGGCGCCGTGCTGGCGCTGTGGGCCGTGGCCGGCATCGGCATTCTGGGCGGAAGGACACTGATGCGGTACGTGCCGCTGAAGCTGATCACCAAGGTCGCGGCCTGCCTGATGCTGGCCCTCGCCGGCTTCAGCCTCTTCGAGGCGATCACGGGCTGAGCCGCCGGATCAGGCGGCGCGCAGCCCGATCGTGCCGTCGTCGTGCGTGGTGAGCGTGAGGTGGGTGAGGTCCGGCACGTGGAGGTCGGGGGCCATCGCCGCGGCGCGGGGGCCCACGCCGACGACCCGCATGCCCGCGGCGCGGGCCGCCGTGATGCCGGCCTCCGAGTCCTCGAACGCCACGCAGTCCTCAGGGGCGAAGCCCAGCTCGGCCGCGCCCTTCAGGAAGCCCTCCGGGTCCGGCTTGCTGGCGCCGACGCACTCGGCCGTCACGCGGACCTCCGGCATCGGCAGCCCGGCGGCCTTCATCCGGGCCGTGGCCAGCGCGAGGTCGGCAGAGGTCACCAGGGCGTGCGGCAGGGCGGCGACGGCGGCCATGAAGGCCGGGGCGCCGGCGACGGGGACGACGCCGTCGGTGTCCGCCGTCTCCTGGGCGAGCAGCACGCGGTTGTCGGCGTGGTTCTGCTCCATGGGGCGGTCGGGCAGCAGGACGGCCATCGTGGCGTAGCCCTGGCGGCCGTGGACGGTCTTGAGCGCCTCGTCGGCGTCCAGCCCGTGCTCGATCGCCCATGCGCGCCAGACGCGCTCCACCACCGCGTCCGAGTTGACGATGGTGCCGTCCATGTCGAGCAGGAGGGCGCGGGCGGTCAGAGCGGTCGTCATACGGACTCCAGAGCGCGGCGGCAGGAAAACAAGCGGCCTCGCCCGCCGGTCAGGGAATACGGGCGAAGCCACTTTGTTCCTTCACGATACAAAATGCGGCGGGGTAACGCCAATCCGTTTCAGGACGACCGTGTCTCCGCCTCCAGCGCGCGGCGCGTGTGCGGGCCGTAGACGCCCAGCGGGTCGCCCTGGATGCCGCGGTCCCACTGGTAGACCTTCACGGCCTGCTCCACGTCCTCGTCGAAGCGGCCGTCCGCCTCGTCGTACGGATACAGCCACAGCTGCATCAGCCGCTGCTGGAGGTCGACGACCGCCGCACCGCTGTCGCCGCGGCGCAGTGTGCCGCCGGCCGGTTTGTCGGGCGGCGCCTCCGACACCGTGCCTGTCTCCTGGGCCGTCGTCTGCGGGGCGGAGGGTCCGGCCGGCCGGTCGTCGGCGCTCGGGCTCGTACGGGGCGCGGACCGTGACGGCGACGGCGTCGGCGACGCGGAAGCCGAAGCGGACGCGGAGGCCGATGCGGAGGGGGAGGCGGAGGCGGACGCGCTCGCGGAGACGGACTCCGAAGGGGCCTCCGACACCGCGCCGGCGGTGGGGGCGCTGCTCCGGGTGTCCGGCGGCAGCGCACGGTCCTGCTCCTCGCCGCCGGAGAACAGCCCCCCGGCGAACGCGACCGTCCCCGCCACGGCGACGGCCGCCGCGCCCACGGCGAGCCCGGCGAACACACGCCGCCGCCGGCGCGGCTCGTCGCCCCCGCGCCCCTGCCCGCCCGGGCCCGGGCCCGGGCCGCTGCCTACGGGCGCCAGCACGACGGTGTCGTCACCACGGCGCGCGCCGCCGCCCCCGTCCGGCCCGAAGCCCTCGGGAGGCAGCGCCCCGCCGTGTCCGGCGATGCCGTACGTCCCTGCGCCGATGGACTCCTGCGGCAGCGGCCCGCCGTGTCCGGCGGTGCCGTGCGGCTCCGCGCCGGTGGATTCCTGCGGCAGGGGCGTGCCGTGGCCACCGCCCGGCGCGAAGCCGTGGTGCGCCTCCGTGCCGGGCGCGAACTGCTCCGGCGGCAACGCGCCGCCGTACGCGGCACCGTGTGCCTGGGCGCTCGGCGGGGTCGTCCCGGCCGGCCCCGGGCCGTACGCCTGACCGTCGGCCGCGCGGCCCGCTGCCGGTACGGGCCCGGGCGGTGCCGCCGCCCCCTGCCCGGCGGCGTCCCCGCCCGGCGCGGAACCGTCCTGCCCGGGCGACGCGTCGCCGACCGCGTGAGGCCCGGCCGCGTCACGACCCGCGTCGCCGGTCGTGACGACCTCGTGCGCGGCGCTCTTGCCACCGCCCGCCGCGCCCGGCGCGAAGCCCCTGGAGGGCATCACCCGTTCGTCCCCGGCCGGGTCCGACGCGCCGGTGGGCCCGGACGGCGGACGGCCCGGCGGGCGAAGGCCCTCCAGCGTCACGTACGGCCTGATCCGCAGCGGGTCGAAGTCCTCCGCCGCCGCGATGTCAGCCTCCCGTTCCGCGCGCAGAGCGGCCCCCGCCCGCTCGGCGCAGTCGCAGCCGGGTCCGGCGCTGCCGTCCGGGTTCCTCGGTCTGTCGCACTCCGGACATCTGTTTCCGGTCATCGCCGGTTCCCCTCCCCTTTGAATGCCGCCGATTATGCAGCCGTCCCGTGCCACACCCAACGCCCCACCTGCCACACCGCCCCTCTCGGGAGGCCATAACCGGACAGACACACCACGATGGGATGGAACAGCGCCACGTAACCGAGGAGATCGGCATGGCTCAGGAAGTGAGCAGCGCCCAGGTGGGGCCTGCCCCCGGTGAGGGGCACGACCGGCGAACCGTTCTCGTCGCCATCGGCGCGCTGTTGCTGGGCATGCTTCTGGCCGCCCTCGACCAGACGATCGTCGCGACCGCGCTGCCGACCATCGTCAGCGAACTGGGCGGCATGGACCACCTCTCCTGGGTGGTCACCGCCTACATGCTGGCCGCCACCGCCGCCACCCCCCTGTGGGGCAAGCTGGGTGACCAGTACGGGCGCAAGAAGCTCTTCCA
Coding sequences within:
- the cobM gene encoding precorrin-4 C(11)-methyltransferase, with the translated sequence MTVYFIGAGPGAADLITVRGARTLASCGVCLYAGSLVPRELLADCPPDARLIDTAQLDLDAITAELVRAHEEGHEVARLHSGDPSVFSAVAEQMRRLDAAGVPYEVVPGVPAFAAAAAALKRELTVPTVGQTVILTRVAQQATPMPDGEDLATLGRSGALLVLHLGARHVDRIVSELLPHYGADCPAAVVAMASRPDELVLRGTLEDIAAQVKEAGVTRTAVILVGRVLAASGFRDSHLYSAERARHDCA
- a CDS encoding bifunctional cobalt-precorrin-7 (C(5))-methyltransferase/cobalt-precorrin-6B (C(15))-methyltransferase: MTPAPRSPAVTVVGIGADGWPGLPGTAQDALRDAEVVIGGARQLELLPADCTAERVTWPSPLRPAVAGLLAAHRGRRLAVLASGDPMFYGIGRALAEETGPDALHVVPHASSVSYACARLGWPVEDTAVVTLVGRPAGQLSAALHDGRRLLVLSAGPDTPAEVAALLRDRGFGGTRMRVLEQLGAAGERCVDGHAGSWDEPPGDPLNVIALECRLDEGALRLSAAPGLPDEAYEHDGQLTKRHVRAATVAALAPAPGELLWDVGGGSGSLAIEWMRTHPSCRAVTVERDPVRAARIARNADRLGVPALRVVTGAAPDALAGLPVPAAVFIGGGLTAPGLLDACWDALPRGGRLVANTVTLESEALLAERYARHGGELVRLAVSHAVPVGGFTGWRQAMPVTQWSVTKAGDPT
- a CDS encoding DUF2277 domain-containing protein, whose amino-acid sequence is MCRSIKTLRPPVLPTEATEDDIRAAALQYVRKVSGFRAPAAHNREVFDEAVEEIAEATRRLLEGLEIRGSGGHAAKRQAQEQEPAQEPDAA
- a CDS encoding DedA family protein — encoded protein: MLESIGSLTGSPWIYAVVALSVLLDVFLPVLPSGVLVITAATAAAAGSTAAPGAAAVAGAAGQVPREVPSLLVLVLCAATASVLGDLVAYRLAWRGGDRLDRAIARSRRLTRAQERLGVALGRGGGALVVIARFAPAGRSVVSLGAGAAHRKVKEFLPWSALAGIAWAGYAVGLGWFGGQWLGASWIGAAVSVLALFGAGSLAAYFMRRPAPEPAPAPGPAA
- a CDS encoding DoxX family protein produces the protein MSNSPLPARLEQAQPYALGLFRAVVGLLFLCHGAASLFGVLGGAAGGGTVPAGTWPGWYAAVIQLVAGALVLLGVGTRSAALVASGSMAYAYFKVHQPESLFPLQNGGEASAMFCWAFLLLVFTGPGALALDRLIAPRRAGRPAEQREERATAAA
- a CDS encoding alkaline phosphatase D family protein; protein product: MTGLRLGPLLRHVDWDTGTAATIWVETGRPCTAEVRCEQGGGGSSRTFTVAGHHYALVTVTGLTPGSSTAYEVFLDGEHVWPLDDSPHPPSTIRTPEVPADSVRVTFGSCRWAARPARGHDPVGPDALDTLAAKLSSAPEEERPDVLLLLGDQVYADEVSEATSARLSAGRDRQVPPGSGVADYEEYTWLYDESWRDPDVRWLLSTVPSCMIFDDHDVIDDWNTSTAWLDDMRATPWWRERILSALMSYWVYQHLGNLSPAELAADPLYKVVSSAPDGTQALRQFAETADRDATAARWSYRRDFGRTRLLMIDTRAARVLDEQNRSMLDAGEAAWLRDQALEGRGSYDHLLLGTSLPWLLPPLVHDAETWNAAMCRGERGRRWARIGESVRRHADLEHWSAFPSSFEELTRLIMEVGSGPDAPATVCVLSGDVHHAYVAEPERPGGPAGGPGGTGAVAAPDARVLQLTCSPVHNSVPKAVRVGFRFGWSRAGRRLGRLFARHGRAGEPLVRWGRGGGPWFGNQLMTLSLRGRTASLRLDRAEADGRGRLTTLFDRRLTDGS
- a CDS encoding HNH endonuclease family protein, giving the protein MSGVYARRSRGFRRAAVLAVTSALAMAGLLATSPTAQAAPPTPVSASTARSYLSQLTVSAEGSSTGYSRDLFPHWITQSGACNTREVVLKRDGTNVVQDSSCAATSGRWFSPYDGATWSAASDVDIDHIVPLAEAWRSGASSWTTSKRQQFANDLTRPQLIAVTDNVNQSKGDQDPAEWLPPVTSYRCMYARMWVHTKYYWNLKVDSAEKSALQSILNGC
- a CDS encoding ABC transporter permease, with the translated sequence MLLPVNLTLGAVLAVLLVAAATVAAVAHLGRSRDIAVAGVRAAVQLAVVSLAIGWVVCSVPLLLAFLALMYAVAVRTAGRRITANGTWWWAGLPIAAGVLPVVAALLLTGLVPLKGITLIPVTGILIGGALSVTSVGGRRALDELEQRRGEVEAGLALGLLDRDARLEVARAPASDALLPGLDQTRTVGLVTLPGAFVGMLLGGASPVEAGAVQLFVLVALMAVQAVAVALVVELVARGRLHRDGAQGPGERP
- a CDS encoding TMEM165/GDT1 family protein, which encodes MISFTVMAITFGVVFLAELPDKTALAGLMLGTRYRASYVFAGVAAAFAVHVALAIAAGSVLTLLPHRLVQAVVGVLFLAGALMLLLKKGDDEEETVKAPADQSFWKVSGAGFMLILVAEFGDLTQIMTANLAARYDSPVSVGLGAVLALWAVAGIGILGGRTLMRYVPLKLITKVAACLMLALAGFSLFEAITG
- a CDS encoding HAD-IA family hydrolase, translating into MTTALTARALLLDMDGTIVNSDAVVERVWRAWAIEHGLDADEALKTVHGRQGYATMAVLLPDRPMEQNHADNRVLLAQETADTDGVVPVAGAPAFMAAVAALPHALVTSADLALATARMKAAGLPMPEVRVTAECVGASKPDPEGFLKGAAELGFAPEDCVAFEDSEAGITAARAAGMRVVGVGPRAAAMAPDLHVPDLTHLTLTTHDDGTIGLRAA
- a CDS encoding peptidoglycan-binding domain-containing protein: MTGNRCPECDRPRNPDGSAGPGCDCAERAGAALRAEREADIAAAEDFDPLRIRPYVTLEGLRPPGRPPSGPTGASDPAGDERVMPSRGFAPGAAGGGKSAAHEVVTTGDAGRDAAGPHAVGDASPGQDGSAPGGDAAGQGAAAPPGPVPAAGRAADGQAYGPGPAGTTPPSAQAHGAAYGGALPPEQFAPGTEAHHGFAPGGGHGTPLPQESTGAEPHGTAGHGGPLPQESIGAGTYGIAGHGGALPPEGFGPDGGGGARRGDDTVVLAPVGSGPGPGPGGQGRGGDEPRRRRRVFAGLAVGAAAVAVAGTVAFAGGLFSGGEEQDRALPPDTRSSAPTAGAVSEAPSESVSASASASASPSASASASASASASPTPSPSRSAPRTSPSADDRPAGPSAPQTTAQETGTVSEAPPDKPAGGTLRRGDSGAAVVDLQQRLMQLWLYPYDEADGRFDEDVEQAVKVYQWDRGIQGDPLGVYGPHTRRALEAETRSS